A window from Indicator indicator isolate 239-I01 chromosome 27, UM_Iind_1.1, whole genome shotgun sequence encodes these proteins:
- the LOC128976041 gene encoding trace amine-associated receptor 1-like translates to MQLCCESVNGSCIRNSWSNSIRTSMYALMVCVILATVIGNLTVIISISHFKQLHTPTNFLILSMATVDFLLGFLIMPCSMVRSVEHCWYFGELLCKIHTSMDIMLSTASIFHLSFISIDRYYAVCDPLKYKSRINTWVILGMIFISWMLPAAFAFGMIFLDLNFRGAEEVYNHVHCAGGCFLIFSETAGVVASIVSFYIPGLVMLCIYKKIYSIAKKQARSIDALSQRKMQSETKHHISFCRERKAAKTLGIIMGVFLICWSPFFFFTATNPFMNYVIPPVLIDALVWFGYLNSTLNPIVYAFFYMWFRRALKMILFGKVFQQDSSRTHLFLE, encoded by the coding sequence atgcagctgtgctgtgaatCCGTAAATGGCTCTTGCATAAGGAACAGCTGGTCAAACAGCATCCGAACCTCCATGTATGCTCTCATGGTTTGTGTTATCCTAGCCACAGTGATTGGGAATCTGACAGTCATCATCTCCATATCACATTTCAAGCAGCTCCATACGCCTACCAATTTCCTGATACTTTCCATGGCCACAGTAGACTTCCTGCTGGGATTCCTCATCATGCCATGCAGCATGGTGCGCTCAGTTGAGCACTGCTGGTATTTTGGAGAGCTCCTCTGCAAGATCCACACCAGCATGGACATCATGCTGAGCACAGCTTCCATCTTCCACCTGTCCTTCATATCCATTGACCGCTACTATGCCGTGTGTGACCCTCTGAAGTACAAATCAAGGATAAACACTTGGGTTATCCTGGGCATGATATTCATCAGCTGGatgctccctgctgctttcGCTTTTGGGATGATCTTTCTAGACCTCAATTTCCGAGGGGCAGAAGAGGTTTATAATCATGTCCATTGTGCAGGAGGATGCTTTCTCATCTTTAGTGAAACTGCAGGTGTGGTGGCCTCCATAGTGTCTTTTTACATCCCTGGACTTGTTATGCTGTGCatctataaaaaaatatattccatagcCAAGAAACAAGCAAGGTCTATTGATGCCCTTAGCCAGAGAAAGATGCAGTCTGAAACCAAGCACCACATTTCAttctgcagagaaaggaaagctgCAAAGACATTGGGCATAATAATGGGAGTGTTCCTcatctgctggagtcccttcttcttctttacaGCAACCAACCCATTCATGAATTATGTGATACCTCCTGTTCTCATtgatgctttggtttggtttggttatttAAATTCTACACTTAACCCAATTGtttatgcatttttttataTGTGGTTTCGCAGGGCATTAAAGATGATTCTGTTTGGAAAAGTTTTTCAGCAGGACTCTTCTAGGACTCATTTGTTTTTAGAATAA